One Doryrhamphus excisus isolate RoL2022-K1 chromosome 17, RoL_Dexc_1.0, whole genome shotgun sequence genomic region harbors:
- the si:dkey-82o10.4 gene encoding m-AAA protease-interacting protein 1, mitochondrial translates to MLRSSRLAAYLELTACSASIRVCRSGLYQPGVTRLCRWASCRRELVAHAGKRVVFWGQNQRMFCSQVGAEDPGGESPGRQPDISVVGIPDPLTWIRCKVIFFFIELYFDLDVNSKDFERGVKQAVVHISSLMSKGKYFQLNGVVSTEMIRYIEEKCQPLSECQRQHLSIRLEDILFVHPEDISVVFDAHGRKFCNVVMRLWHLSSHEGPDDPEGSRIFEVSPSRDGVPQKKIATAVYEFHQELTGNASSDWTVTTVWHWTWNSSQSE, encoded by the exons aTGCTGCGCAGCAGCCGCCTCGCAGCCTACCTGGAGCTCACGGCCTGCTCAGCCAGTATCCGCGTCTGTAGGAGCGGGCTTTATCAACCCGGGGTCACGAGGTTGTGCCGGTGGGCATCCTGCCGGCGAGAGCTGGTAGCGCACGCCGGGAAGAGGGTCGTATTCTGGGGTCAGAATCAGCGAATGTTCTGCTCGCAAGTGGGAGCTGAGGACCCGGGAGGAGAGAGCCCCGGTCGGCAGCCAGACATTTCGGTTGTCGGAATCCCGGACCCGCTCACTTGGATCCGGTGTAAAGTAATATTCTTCTTCATTGAGCTCTACTTCGACCTGGACGTCAACTCCAAGGACTTTGAAAGAGGAGTGAAGCAG GCAGTGGTCCACATATCCAGCTTGATGTCCAAAGGCAAATACTTTCAACTGAATGGGGTTGTGTCCACTGAG ATGATCAGGTACATTGAGGAGAAGTGCCAGCCTCTCTCAGAGTGTCAGAGGCAACATCTCTCCATCCGCTTGGAAGATATTTTGTTTGTCCACCCAGAAGACATATCTGTGGTATTTGATGCTCATG GTAGAAAGTTCTGCAACGTCGTAATGAGACTTTGGCACCTGTCCTCACATGAAGGCCCTGATGACCCTGAAGGCAGCAGAATATTTGAAGTGTCCCCAAGCAGAGATGGCGTCCCACAGAAGAAAATAGCAACAGCCGTCTATGA GTTCCATCAGGAGTTAACAGGCAACGCATCTTCGGACTGGACCGTAACCACAGTTTGGCACTGGACCTGGAACTCAAGTCAATCTGAGTAA